A region of the Nitrospirota bacterium genome:
ACCGTTGAATGGACGAGGACGCGGTGCGACACGCTGCCGATAAACGCCTCAGCCAGCCGGCTCAAATCGCGGGTGCCCATGACGATGACGTCGGCATTCACCGTAACGGCGGTGTCGAGAACAAAGGAGGAGGGATCCTGAACGTGGCACAACGTCCGGATAGAAGGGATGTCAGCCGATAGCAGGGCGCGGCATTCTTCGAGATGCTCGCGACCAGACTGCAGCGCGGCGTCACGGAGTCTGCCATATTCTTGCATGGCTTCCATCTTGGCCCCATGTGCAAGTACAACCTCGTCCAATCGATAGAGCCAATCGATTTGTTTCACCGCGGGAAAGGTTGCTCTCGCCGACCCCACGCCAATGACAATACGCATGATGACCTCCCCCTGATTCTGAAGAACCGGAGCTGTGCCCTACCAACGGAAATATGACGCTCACCCTTGATAGGTGGACGTCACGCTCCGGTCATTTCCTCCGTTAACCTCGGACCAGAGCCGACACCTCACTGTGCGAGGTAGCCTTGAGGCCTTCCCTGCCAACGGTGGTCACGCTGCCGCCCGTCAGGGCGTA
Encoded here:
- a CDS encoding universal stress protein, translated to MRIVIGVGSARATFPAVKQIDWLYRLDEVVLAHGAKMEAMQEYGRLRDAALQSGREHLEECRALLSADIPSIRTLCHVQDPSSFVLDTAVTVNADVIVMGTRDLSRLAEAFIGSVSHRVLVHSTV